Proteins co-encoded in one Cytophaga hutchinsonii ATCC 33406 genomic window:
- a CDS encoding alpha/beta fold hydrolase: MSKAITFTDKGNGAALVFVHGFCESKEMWNDFIESLTVSNRVICLDLPGFGESLLDKESVSMEWFAEEVRRLLLQLNIASFTYIGHSLGGYVGLAYAEKYAATLSGLCLFHSTAYADSEERKSNRDKTIAFIQKYNADLFTQSFIEPLFLLQNRLAMKEEIAMLKRIAKQSSGHGIIATTLAMRDRPDRTAVLASLSVPVLLIGGKNDATIPIDKLKEQASLSGHIQCAEIENCGHMGMFEQKEKTLDVIKNFIKHCSIGKY; the protein is encoded by the coding sequence ATGAGTAAAGCCATTACATTCACAGATAAAGGAAACGGAGCTGCACTGGTTTTTGTTCATGGGTTTTGTGAAAGCAAAGAAATGTGGAATGATTTTATAGAATCCTTAACTGTTTCCAATCGTGTGATATGCCTTGATTTGCCTGGCTTTGGAGAATCACTGCTCGACAAAGAATCTGTGAGTATGGAATGGTTTGCCGAAGAAGTGCGTCGATTGCTGCTTCAATTAAATATTGCATCTTTTACCTACATCGGTCATTCACTGGGCGGGTATGTTGGTTTGGCCTATGCAGAAAAATACGCAGCGACGCTCAGCGGCCTCTGTCTGTTTCATTCTACAGCTTATGCTGATTCTGAAGAACGCAAATCGAACCGTGATAAGACTATTGCCTTCATTCAAAAATACAATGCCGACCTGTTTACCCAATCGTTTATAGAGCCGTTATTTTTATTGCAAAACCGTTTGGCAATGAAAGAAGAAATAGCCATGCTAAAACGGATAGCGAAGCAATCTTCCGGGCATGGCATCATTGCTACAACCCTTGCTATGAGAGATCGCCCGGATCGTACTGCCGTATTAGCTTCTTTATCTGTACCTGTTTTATTGATTGGAGGAAAAAATGATGCAACCATTCCGATCGATAAATTAAAAGAGCAAGCCTCGCTTTCAGGGCACATTCAATGTGCTGAGATTGAAAATTGCGGACACATGGGTATGTTTGAACAAAAAGAAAAAACGCTCGACGTTATAAAAAACTTTATTAAACACTGTTCGATCGGTAAATACTGA
- the dxs gene encoding 1-deoxy-D-xylulose-5-phosphate synthase yields MIQPGELLRTIHSPEELRKLDETQLIQVSEELRQFIVDNVSVYGGHFAASLGVVELTVALHYVFNTPVDQLVWDVGHQAYGHKILTGRMENFHTNRTYNGLSGFPKRSESPYDTFGVGHSSTSISAALGMAVASQYQKDNRQHIAVIGDGALTGGMAFEAMNHAGVTNSNLLIVLNDNCMAIDPNVGALKDYLVDITTSRTYNRVRDEVWNMLGKISKFGPNAQAIASKVESGLKASLLKQSNLFESLHIRYFGPVDGHDLNHLVQVLNDLKDIPGPKILHTLTVKGKGYALAEKDQVKWHAPGKFDKVTGQIHVKTYDTPQAPKYQDVFGNTIIELAEKNDKIMGITPAMPSGCSLNLMMEKMPDRAFDVGIAEQHAVTFSAGLATQGLIPFCNIYSTFMQRAYDQVIHDVCIQNLHVIFCLDRAGFAGVDGPTHHGAYDLAFFRCIPNLVVSAPMNEQELRNLMYTAQLQKNKGPFSIRYPRGQGVMPNWKTPFEEITIGKGRKVSDGDDVAILSIGHIGNYVIEAKALLREEELSPAHFDMRFVKPIDEEMLHLVFKKFKKIITVEDGCLMGGFGSAVLEFMADNNYAAQVIRLGIPDRIVEHGEQAELHKECGFDPQSIARTVRNLSGVVLK; encoded by the coding sequence GTGATTCAACCTGGAGAACTATTACGTACGATTCATTCCCCCGAAGAGCTGAGAAAACTCGATGAAACTCAACTCATTCAGGTAAGTGAAGAGTTACGTCAATTTATTGTAGACAATGTCTCAGTATATGGCGGGCATTTTGCCGCGAGCCTAGGTGTGGTTGAACTGACCGTTGCCTTACATTATGTATTTAATACACCTGTAGATCAGCTTGTGTGGGATGTTGGCCACCAGGCATACGGGCATAAAATATTAACCGGCCGTATGGAAAATTTCCATACAAACCGAACCTATAACGGACTTTCGGGTTTTCCGAAACGTTCCGAAAGCCCATATGATACGTTTGGTGTCGGACACTCTTCAACCTCTATATCGGCAGCACTGGGTATGGCTGTAGCCAGTCAGTATCAAAAAGACAACCGCCAGCACATTGCCGTAATCGGTGACGGTGCATTAACAGGCGGAATGGCTTTTGAAGCGATGAATCATGCCGGTGTTACCAATTCAAATTTGCTGATCGTGCTTAACGACAATTGCATGGCAATTGATCCGAATGTGGGTGCGCTGAAAGATTATCTGGTTGACATCACAACTTCCCGCACGTACAACCGTGTGCGGGATGAAGTATGGAACATGCTTGGAAAAATAAGTAAGTTCGGACCCAATGCGCAGGCAATAGCTTCTAAAGTTGAAAGCGGGTTAAAAGCATCGTTGCTTAAGCAAAGCAACTTATTTGAATCGCTGCATATACGTTATTTCGGTCCGGTAGATGGCCATGACCTGAACCACCTGGTACAGGTGCTGAATGATTTAAAAGATATTCCCGGACCAAAGATCTTACACACCCTGACCGTTAAAGGCAAGGGGTATGCGCTTGCCGAAAAAGATCAGGTTAAATGGCACGCGCCGGGAAAATTTGATAAAGTAACGGGACAAATTCACGTTAAGACCTACGATACACCTCAGGCTCCTAAATACCAGGATGTTTTTGGAAATACCATTATTGAACTGGCGGAAAAGAATGATAAGATCATGGGTATTACGCCTGCCATGCCTTCAGGATGTTCGCTGAATTTAATGATGGAAAAAATGCCCGACCGGGCATTTGATGTAGGCATTGCCGAACAGCATGCCGTTACTTTTTCTGCCGGTTTAGCCACACAGGGATTAATTCCTTTCTGTAATATTTATTCAACATTCATGCAGCGCGCATACGATCAGGTAATCCATGATGTGTGTATTCAGAATTTGCATGTTATTTTCTGCCTGGATCGTGCGGGCTTTGCCGGTGTCGACGGACCAACACACCACGGCGCCTATGATCTTGCTTTTTTCCGCTGCATACCAAACTTAGTGGTTTCTGCTCCGATGAATGAACAGGAACTGCGGAACTTAATGTATACAGCTCAACTGCAAAAAAATAAAGGGCCTTTCTCTATCCGTTACCCACGCGGCCAGGGTGTAATGCCCAACTGGAAAACACCTTTTGAAGAAATTACGATTGGCAAGGGCAGAAAAGTAAGTGACGGAGATGATGTTGCCATCCTCAGCATAGGCCATATCGGTAATTATGTTATTGAAGCAAAAGCATTACTGCGCGAAGAAGAATTATCTCCTGCCCATTTTGATATGCGTTTTGTTAAACCAATTGATGAAGAAATGCTTCACCTGGTGTTTAAGAAATTTAAAAAAATAATTACGGTGGAAGATGGCTGCTTAATGGGTGGCTTTGGTTCGGCCGTATTGGAATTTATGGCAGATAACAACTATGCGGCGCAAGTAATCCGGCTGGGTATTCCCGACCGTATTGTTGAACATGGTGAGCAGGCTGAACTGCACAAAGAATGCGGCTTCGACCCGCAAAGCATTGCCAGAACCGTTCGTAACCTTTCCGGTGTTGTATTAAAATAA
- a CDS encoding segregation and condensation protein A: MSKEASFEIQLPLFAGPFDLLLFFIERDELDIYDIPISKITNDFLEYIHRLEKMNVDIASEFILVAATLMRIKAKTLLPRPDIDPQGNEIDPREELVSHLLEYKKYKSVIAEFSELEETSLKREKRGNIAKELKLLSEVSNVETELQDIDLYKLLKVFEKVIVRWKEEKTKPVHHVVQYPYSIELQKEYIINKVSRGQRISFTEIINDIPVKMAVIYNFLSILELLALQKIQLHLGEGFNNFWIAQYDGEHAAVNEYANDIE; the protein is encoded by the coding sequence ATGTCGAAAGAAGCGAGTTTTGAAATACAGTTACCTCTGTTTGCTGGTCCCTTTGACCTGCTCTTGTTCTTTATTGAACGGGATGAACTGGATATTTATGACATTCCGATTTCTAAGATCACCAACGACTTTTTAGAATACATTCATCGTCTGGAAAAGATGAATGTTGATATTGCCAGCGAATTCATACTGGTTGCGGCTACACTGATGCGTATTAAAGCAAAAACGTTGTTGCCCAGACCGGATATTGATCCGCAGGGCAATGAAATAGATCCAAGAGAAGAGTTGGTATCGCACTTGCTGGAATACAAGAAATATAAGTCGGTTATTGCAGAATTTTCTGAACTGGAAGAAACTTCGCTGAAGCGTGAAAAACGTGGAAATATAGCCAAAGAGTTAAAGCTATTGTCTGAAGTAAGCAACGTTGAGACAGAACTGCAGGATATAGATTTATATAAATTATTAAAAGTGTTTGAAAAGGTCATTGTCCGCTGGAAAGAAGAAAAGACAAAACCTGTGCACCATGTTGTTCAATACCCTTATTCTATTGAATTACAAAAGGAATACATCATCAACAAAGTGAGCCGCGGCCAACGTATATCATTCACGGAAATAATCAACGACATTCCGGTGAAAATGGCTGTGATCTATAACTTCCTTTCCATATTGGAATTACTCGCATTGCAAAAAATTCAGCTTCATTTGGGAGAAGGCTTTAATAACTTCTGGATTGCACAATACGACGGAGAGCACGCTGCGGTGAACGAATACGCAAACGACATAGAATAG